DNA from Pseudomonas putida:
TCTGATTACAAGGCGGCTATGGACACGGGGACGCGACTCAAACTGGTGCGTGAACGCAACAACCTCTCCCAACGGGAACTGGCCCGCCGCAGCGGGTTGACCAATTCGACGATCTCGCAGATCGAGCAGAATCGCGTCAGCCCTTCGGTCAGCTCCCTGAAAAAGCTGCTCGAAGGCATACCCATGAGCCTGGCGGAGTTTTTCAGCTTCGACGAGCCGGTGCGTGAAGAGCGCTACGTGTTCCGGGGTGGCGAACAACCGGATCTGGGCCGCAACGGCCTGCGCATGCTGCTGGTCGGCGCCAGCGTCGAAGGCCGGCAGATGCGCATGCTGCGCGAGCTGTATGCACCCGGCGCCGATTCGGGCGAGCCGATCGTGCATGCCGAGGGCGAAGAATGTGGCCTGGTCACCCGCGGCACCGTAGAGCTGTGGGTCGATGGGCAGGTCAGCGTGCTCAACTCGGGCGACGGCTACTACATCCCCACTACCCTGCCGCACAGTTTCAAGAACATCGGCCCGGACGAGGCCGAGATCATCAGCGCCAACACGCCGGCCAATTTCTGATCTTGGCGCGCAGCGGTGCACTGAACACTCGGGATATTTACCAGCGCCTGCGCAACGCGGCCCTTGGTGTGCAGCACCTGGAGGTGAGTGCACGCCACGATGGCGGTCTGGTCGATGTCGACATCCAGGGCTGGCGATTGACGCTGGCCCTGGATGCCGAAGGCTTGGCACATTGCATTCATTGCCAGGCCCCCGACGGTGAACAGGCCGGGCTTGAGGACTGGCAGCGCTACGGCACCAACCCCACCGACCTGCTCAGCCTGTGGGAGCGCACTCAGCTGGAGAAGCTGCTGGCGCCCTGACGCAGCGCTTCTTCGACAAAGTCCAGGCGGTCCTGGCCAAAGAACATCGCATCGCCCACAAAGCAGGTGGGCGCACCAAACACCCCGCGCGCCACAGCCGCCTCGGTTGCCTGCTTCAGCGCAGCTTTTACCTCACCGTCAGCCGTCAACCCGTGAAATACCTGCGGGTCGAAGCCTGCCTGGGTCAGCGTCTCATCCAGAACTGCGTTATCGCCCAGGTTGCGGCGTTGTGCCCATAGCCCATTGAACAGCGCCGACAACAGGGCCTCGAACCGCTCCGGTGAACGCAACTGGGTACCCAGCACGCCGCGCATCAAGGCCAGGGTATTGATCGGGAACCCTGATGGCATCCCGAACGGTACCTCGTAGCGTGCGGCAAAGCGTGCCAGGTCGGTAAACATGTAGCGCCCCTTGGCCGGGATCGTCGCCGGCGAGGCGTTGCCGGTGGCCTGGAACACCCCTCCAAGCAGAATTGGCTGGTAGCGCAGTGTGGCACCTTGGCGGGCACACAGGCTCGGCAGTTGGGTCCAGGCCAGATAGCTGGCCGGGCTGCCCAGGTCAAAATAGAAATCGACAGTCTTGTTCATGCTTAGGGTCCTTGCGGGGTGATAGGGGCTTACCAGCGTTCCATCCAGGGGCGCAGGTCCAGCTCGAACGTCCACGCATCGCGAGGCTGGGCGTGCAGGAACCAGTAGCTGTCGGCAATGTGCGCCGGATCAAGGATGCCATCCTGGTCCTTGAGGGCATAGCGCTCGGGAAAGCTGTCGCGGATGAAGGCCGTGTCGATGGCACCGTCCACCACCACATGGGCGACATGGATGTTGCGTGGCCCCAACTCGCGCGCCATGCTCTGCGCCAGGGCACGCAGGCCATGCTTGGCCCCGGCGAAGGCAGCAAAACCAGCCGCGCCGCGGGTACCGGCAGTGGCACCGGTGAACAGAATCGTGCCGCGCTCACGCTGGACCATGCGCCTGGCCACCGCCTGGGCCGTCAGAAAGCCGGCAAAGCAGGCCATTTCCCAGATCTTGAAGTACTTGCGTGGGGTTTCTTCCAAAATGCTGCACGGCACATTGGCGCCGATATTGAAGACAAAAGCTTCGATTGGGCCAATATCGCGCTCGATGGTCTCGACCAGTGCAGCTACCTCATCTTCTTTTCGCGCATCAGAGCCAAACCCGTGGGCCTGGCCGCCAGTGGCGCGTATCTCCTCCAGCAGCGGCTGCAATTTCTCAGCCTGGCGCCGAGTTACGCAGGCGATGTAGCCCTCACGGGCAAAGCGCTTGGCAATCTCGCCCCCGGTGGCGTCCCCTGCCCCGATCACCAGCACCACTTTTTGTTGTTCTGTCATGCCCGCCTCCATTGGTGAATGATCGTTTAGTAAACGAACGCTATGTTATGATCGCGGTCTTCGTCAAGCCCGCTTGCAGAGGCATGTGAATGCGCTACTCCAACGAACACAAACAGCAAACCCGCGACCGGTTGCTGGCCAGCAGCGGCGCGCTGGCCAAACGCGGGGGGTTCGCCAGTACCGGCGTGGCAGGGCTGATGAAGGCGATTGGCCTGACCGGCGGTGCCTTCTACAACCACTTCCCGTCAAAGGACGACCTGTTCACCGAGGTAGTACGCCAGGAGCTGTGCAACAGCCCGCTGACACGCCTGACCAGCCAAGGTGCCAACCGCGAGCGCCTGGGCCGCTGCCTGCAGCAGTACCTGAGCCTGGCCCATCTGCACAATGCCGAGGGTGGCTGCCCACTGCCGCCACTGGGAGTGGAAATTGCCCGCGCCGAAGCACCGGTGCGTGAAGTGGCTGAGCACTGGCTGCTGGAACTGCACCGTGCCTGGAGCACAACCCTGGAGGATGAACAATTGGCCTGGGTGCTGATCAGCCAGTGCGTCGGCGCACTGCTGGTCGGGCGCATGTTGGCCAGTGAAAGCGTACAAGCGCAGGTACTGGACGCCAGCCGCCAATTTGTCGAACAGGCCTTGCATGAGGCGGATTAGTGCCCTGCTGGGGTTGCTGCTGGCCCTGCCAGCGTTCGCCGAACAGGCCTGCCCGCCAGGCCAGTACCAGGTGTGCCTGATGGGCTGCTTCTGCGCCCCGATCGACCCTGGCCAGGCCGGGCAGATCCTCAAGGATGTTGAGGTGATGGCCTCGTCCAGTCTGACCTACGCCTTGCGCCAGGCTCGCGACGAGGCCACGGCCAGCGGAGTGCAGCCGATTCCGTTGCATATTCGGGCGCAACTTGAACCTTGGTACGACTTTGCCGTGCTCGATGCGGCGCGCTTTCGGGTGGGGATGAGCAACAGATGAGCGCAGCCAATGCGCTATTGCAGAACCCCGATGTGAACGCCGTGACACTGATCGACACGATCATCTTCCGCCGTGCCAACGATGCCGAGGACAACGTGGCCTTGTGGGCGCACGAACTCAAGCATGTGCAGCAGTACCAGGAACTGGGCGTGGAGGAGTTTGCCCGACGCTATACGCGCAACTATGACGACCTGGAAGGCCCCGCTTACAAGATCGAGGCCGGGTGAGCAAGGCGCTGCGCGAGCGTACTTCCGGGCAGGCCAGATAGCAGCAGTTGCCGCTGCGCGGGTGCGGCATCTGCTGCTACGTGACAGTCAGGGCGCCGCCGAAGCCTCTTGCGCCACCTGCTCACGGCTGGCGTAACGCTGCGCCAGCACAGCACACACCATCAGCTGAATCTGGTGGAACAGCATCAGCGGCAAGATCATCGCGCCAATACCACTGCCCACGAACAACACCTGGGCCATGGGTACGCCGGTAGCCAGGCTTTTCTTGGAACCGGCGAACAGGATGGTGATGCGGTCCTCGAGGTCGAAGCCCAATGCCTTGCCAAGCAGGCGAGTACCAAACAGCACCACCGCCAGCAAAATACCGCACACCACGAACAAGCCGGCCAGGTGCTGCGGCGATACGGTGTGCCACAGGCCGGTCACCACAGCCTCGCTGAAGGCCGTGTACACCACCAGCAAGATCGACCCCTGGTCCACCACCTTGAGCCACCGCGCATTGCGCTTGACCCAGGCGCCAATCCAGCGCCGCGCAATCTGGCCAGCAACGAACGGCACCAGCAGTTGCAGGGTGATCTTCAACACCGCATCCAGCCCAGAGCCCGTATCACCACTGGCGCCCAACAACATCATCACCAGCAACGGCGTCAGGAAGATACCCAGCAGGCTGGAAGCCGCCGCGCTGCAGATCGCCGCCGGCACATTGCCACGGGCCAACGAGGTGAAGGCGATGGCCGACTGCACGGTAGCCGGCAAGGCGCACAGGTAGAGCACGCCCAGGTAAAGCTCGTTACCCACCAGTGGCACGAACAGCGGCTTGAATGCCAGGCCCAGCAGCGGGAACAGCACGAACGTACAGGCGAACACCAGCAGGTGCAGGCGCCAGTGCCCGGCACCGGCAATGATCGCTTCACGCGACAGCTTGGCGCCATGCAGGAAGAACAGCAGGCCGATGGCCAGGTTGGTCAGCCAGCCGAAATACACCGCGCCATCGCCCGAGCAAGGCAGCACGGTGGCGATAAGCACCACCCCGAGCAAGGCCAGGGTGAAATTGTCGAATAACATGCGTAGATACTTCATCACTGTGTCCATCTTGTCATTGTGCAAGGGCAGACGATAAGGTCTGCGGCTTTTCGCTGCTAACGCCGGAACCCCCAGCGGTATCGCTCAACGGACACGCGCCATAAAAGGACCCGCCATGCCCCGCCCTCGCCTGGCTGCACTTGCAGCCGCCATCACCCTCACTTTGGGTCACGCCTGCGCACAGGCCGACGACCAGTTGCAGGCCAAGGTCGACCAGATCATCCGCCCGCTGATGCAGGAACAAGGCATCAGCGGCATGGCCGTGGCCATCTATGCCCGCGACCATGCGCACTACTTCAGCTACGGCGTGGCCAGCAAGGCCGACAACGTGCCGGTAAGCCGCGACACGCTGTTCGAGATCGGCTCGCTGAGCAAGACCTACACCGCCACCCTCGCCGCACTGGCCAGTGCCGAAGGCAAGTTGGACCTCGATGCCCCGGCAAAGCGCTATCATCCGGCACTGGCCGGCGTACCCATTGGCGACGCGACCGTGCTGGAACTGGGCGCCTACAGCGCCGACTGCCTGCCGCTGCAGTTCCCGGATACGGTGCAAACACCACAGCAGGTGGTCGATTTCTTCCGCCACTGGCAACCTCGCGCCAAACCCGGCACCCAACGCTGCTATTCCAACCCCAGCCTGGGCTTGTTCGGTGACCTGGCCGCCCGCGCACAGCACCAACCGTTCGCCACGCTGATGCGCGAAGGCCTGTTGGCGAAAATGGGCCTGGAGAACACCTACTTGCAGGTTCCAGCCAGTGCCCACGGCCTTTATGCCCAAGGCTACGACGCCACCGACAAGCCAGTGCGCGTCGGCCCCGGCCCTTATGCCGACGAGGCCTACGGTATCAAGACCAGCGCCAGCGACTTGCTACGCTATGTGCGCCTGCAGATGCAGCCACAGGGCCTGCCAGCGGCGCTGGTGAAAGCCACGGCCATTACCCAGCAGGGCTACTTCCAGGTCGGCGCCATGACCCAAGGCCTGGGCTGGGAACGCTACCCCTACCCGGTTACGTTAAGCACCCTGGTCGATGGCAACAGCCCACGGCTGATCCGTGAACCGCAGGCAACCACACGCTTGCAACCGGCCCTGCCCGCGCTGTCGGCAGCCTGGTACAACAAGACAGGTTCAACCAATGGCTTCGGCGCCTATGCCGCGTTTGTCCCCTCCGAACAGCTGGCAGTAGTGCTGCTGGCCAACCGGAATTATCCGAACGAAGCGCGGGTTCGCGCGGCCTTCGAAATACTGTCCGGGCTGTAGCCGAAGCCGCGATTGTCGAACAAAACGACAGAAATGTAGTGCTCGAAAATATTCACTACAAAATAGTTGACGCCGTTCATCGCGCTTGTGCATGATGAAGCCGTCTCCCCGATCGGGAGCGGTGGCAAGGGTGTTCCAGACGGCCTGCGCGGTAACGCAGGCCGTCCGTGGAGAGGGAAACTGTCCAAAAGGCAGCGTGAGAAAGCCCCTGTTGCGATGCTGCTGTAGCAGCCTTGGTAGTGCGCTACACCGTGGTAGCGCCAACTGTGAAAATCACCTACGAATGGGTAATGGGGGCTTTATGATGAACTTGAACAACAATCCGACTATCGACCAATTGGCTCAGCTGTTCGCCATCCGCAAGGACAGCCTCGACGACCACCTGCTGTGGGTTAGCCAAACCGGTGAAGTGCGCCTCGACCGCCTGCCACCGAACACCGTCGAAGATGAATTTGAAGAGCACCTGCCCAGCATGCGTGCCCGCTTCAAGGTCTACCGCCGTGGCCAAGGCTACGTCGGCAAGAAGGCCGCCGCCGACACCGAGTTCGTTGGCCGCGTGCTGCAGACCCTGCAACAAGAATGGCCCGCTGCCCGTGAGCAGCAGGCAGTCAAGGTGATCGAACCGCTTAACTGAGGGTTCGCACCCTTACCAGAGCCCGGCCAGCATAGGCCGGGCTTTTTCATGCCTGGCGCCGCTGCAGGCGGGTTTCCGGCAAGGGCAAGGCGCCCGTTGCCATCGCTCGGGCGCGGTCGACACCCCATACCAGCGCGCGGGTCATGGTCTCGCCTGGCCGGGCGGGGTAATACTCTTCCAGCAACGCCCGCCCATCCCCGGCGTACAAACCCAGAAACAGCTGCGTCGCCCCAAGGCGCGACAAGCGCACCTGTACGTCCAGTGTGGTGCCGTCGCTGAGTGCTTCGTCGTGGCAGCGGCTGTGCAGCTGGGCGTCGGCCCACTGCCAATAGGTCTGTTCCCTGACTCGCATGAGCATTCAATCCTCCGTTACTGGAATGCCGCATCAGAAAACCACAGCCTTGGCCATCCGGCGAGCGTTACCCGGCAATACCATGAGGCGTATCAACGAATGGCAAAAAAAACCCCGCCATTGGGCGGGGCTTTGCTGGAGCGGGCTTACTTCTTCAGTGGTACCCGCGGCATGAAGCGGCCTTTTTTGCTGCGCTGCAGATGTGCAGGCTGGAGCTGTTCGGAATCATCCAGCGTCATGTGGGCGAACCCCAGGCGGAATGCCGCCTGGCCGCAACGCACCTGGCTGTTGATCGGGAACGCATCGTTCAGGTCTTCGAAAAAGGATTCGCTCATGCCCTGTCTCCCTCCAGTGGCGGTCGCGCCGGCAACCAGAAAAGTTGCCCAGGAAACGCGGCCTGTGAAAGTGAGACTAGCTGGTCATTTGCAGACCGCTCGGACAAGCACCTTGCCGCCGACCAGTGGCAGACGGCTCTACTTCAGGCGCACTGCCGTACCGGTTGCAAATACCACGACCATGCCGCCCTGTACCGACGGCATGCTGATCTCGAAATCCACCCCCACTATCGCATCGGCTTGCAACTGGCGTGCCCGCGCCATGAGTTCTTCGGTGGCCTGTTCGCGGGCCTCGCGCAGCGCGCTTTCCAGGGTTTGCGAACGGCCGCCGAAGAAATCGCGAAAGCGTGTAAAGAAATCGCGCACGAAGTTGATGCCTTGCACCGATTCGGAGCTGACCACGCCCAGGTACTCGGCAATCGGGCGGCCTTCGAGTTGGCTGGTGGTGGAAATGATCATGAATGCGCTCCGCAGGTCTGGCCAAAAGAGACCGATTCTAACAGAGCGCAGCTCAATGAATTTAAGCCCTTTATGCCATGGCAGCCCGCAAACGCTGGCCGATCCGCGCACCAAACACGTTTACCAGCAAACCAGCCATCACCAGCAATGCGCCCCAGCCCTGGGTAGTGGTCAGGCGTTCGCCCAGCAGCAACGCCGACGAGCTCAAGCCGATCACCGGTACCAGTAACGAGAACGGTGCCACCTTGCCTGCCGGGTGACGCGACAGCAGTGTGCTCCACAGGCTGTAGCCAAGCATGGTGGCGACAAACGCCAGGTACGCCAGGGCCAGTACCGAACTCCAGCTGATGTTGGCCAGGGCATGGCCGATGCGTTCAGGGCCTTCCAGCCACCAGGACAGCGCCAGGAATGGCAGCGGCGGGATCAACCCACCCCAGATCACCAATGCCACCAGGTCAACCGAGCCAAAACGCCGGGTAATGATATTGCCCAGCCCCCACATGGCACCGCCACACAGGGTCAGCACCAGCGCCAGCATTGGCACGTGGCCGCCGTCCTCGCTGCCGATCAACGCCAGGCCGCTGGCCGCCACCAACAGCCCAAGCACGCTGGCCAGGCGCAGCCGCTCACCGAGGAACAGCGCAGCGAAACCAAGGGTAAAGAAGGCTTGCGACTGCAGGATCAACGAAGCCAACCCTGGCGGCATGCCGCTGTACATGGCCTGGAACAGGAACGCGAACTGGCCCAGCGAAATGGTCGCGCCGTAGGCGATCAACCAGCGCCACGGCAGTTTCGGCCGCCTGACCAGCAATACCGCCGGGAACGCCACCGACAAGAAGCGCAATGCCCCCAGCAACATCGGCGGCAAGCCATCGAGGCCAACTTTGATGACCACGAAGTTGACTCCCCAGGCGACAATCACCACCAGGGCGATGAGCAGGTCCTTGAGCGGCATTGCGACTTCCTTCTGCAATCTTTCTAGACATATTTCGTTACAGCATAAGGCTATTCCTTGAGTTGGGACCAGCACAGTTGTGGCCAAGGGTTGCGCAACAGTGACTGTTCCTACTCACCAGTATCGGCACGTTCATGCTTGATAATCGGGCGAGACCTTGCTCAGCATCCGTAGCCAGGCCGCCAGCGCCTGCCGCTGGCTTTTTTGTTGCAGTCATCATGGTTGTGCCTGTGCTGAGCGCTATTTACTGGCCCAGGCATTGAAGCGCTGCTCCAGTTCTTCGCCATGATCGACCCAGAATTCCACATTCATCGCCAGCGCCCCCTGCAGGTTTTGCGGCGACGTAGGCACCCAGCTGGCCAAGGCCGGGTCAAGCTTGGCGGCTGCCTGGGTGTTGGTCGGCCCATAGGGGATCTGTTGCACATACCGCACCTGCGTATCTGGCTGGTTGGCGTAGGCGATCAGCCGTTTCGCCTGGTCGACATGCCGCGAGCCTTTGATGATTGCCCAATAGTCCATGCCGTACAGGCTGCCAGGCCAGACCACGGCCAGCGGGCTGCCCTGCTGCGCGGCCACAGCGATACGCCCGCTGTAGGTCGACGTCATCACCACATCCCCGCCGCCAGCCATTGCGCTGGCTGGGCGCCGGCGTCCCACCACTGGATGTAGGGTTTGAGTTCACTGAGCTTGGCGAACGCCCGCTCGACACCCGCCGGCGTGGACAGAACCTGGTAAACGTCCTCGACCTTGACCCCGTCAGCCAACAGAGCGAACTCCAGGTTGTACACCGCGCGCTTGCGCAGGCCCCGCTTGCCCGGGTACTTGTTCACGTCCCAGAAATCGGCCCACGAAGCCGGCGCCTGGGCTAGTTTGCTACGGTCATAGGCGATGGCCACGCTCCACACCAGCGCAGCCGAACCACAGTCCTGCGC
Protein-coding regions in this window:
- a CDS encoding cupin domain-containing protein: MDTGTRLKLVRERNNLSQRELARRSGLTNSTISQIEQNRVSPSVSSLKKLLEGIPMSLAEFFSFDEPVREERYVFRGGEQPDLGRNGLRMLLVGASVEGRQMRMLRELYAPGADSGEPIVHAEGEECGLVTRGTVELWVDGQVSVLNSGDGYYIPTTLPHSFKNIGPDEAEIISANTPANF
- a CDS encoding 2-hydroxychromene-2-carboxylate isomerase; protein product: MNKTVDFYFDLGSPASYLAWTQLPSLCARQGATLRYQPILLGGVFQATGNASPATIPAKGRYMFTDLARFAARYEVPFGMPSGFPINTLALMRGVLGTQLRSPERFEALLSALFNGLWAQRRNLGDNAVLDETLTQAGFDPQVFHGLTADGEVKAALKQATEAAVARGVFGAPTCFVGDAMFFGQDRLDFVEEALRQGASSFSS
- a CDS encoding SDR family oxidoreductase; this encodes MTEQQKVVLVIGAGDATGGEIAKRFAREGYIACVTRRQAEKLQPLLEEIRATGGQAHGFGSDARKEDEVAALVETIERDIGPIEAFVFNIGANVPCSILEETPRKYFKIWEMACFAGFLTAQAVARRMVQRERGTILFTGATAGTRGAAGFAAFAGAKHGLRALAQSMARELGPRNIHVAHVVVDGAIDTAFIRDSFPERYALKDQDGILDPAHIADSYWFLHAQPRDAWTFELDLRPWMERW
- a CDS encoding TetR/AcrR family transcriptional regulator is translated as MRYSNEHKQQTRDRLLASSGALAKRGGFASTGVAGLMKAIGLTGGAFYNHFPSKDDLFTEVVRQELCNSPLTRLTSQGANRERLGRCLQQYLSLAHLHNAEGGCPLPPLGVEIARAEAPVREVAEHWLLELHRAWSTTLEDEQLAWVLISQCVGALLVGRMLASESVQAQVLDASRQFVEQALHEAD
- a CDS encoding bile acid:sodium symporter family protein codes for the protein MKYLRMLFDNFTLALLGVVLIATVLPCSGDGAVYFGWLTNLAIGLLFFLHGAKLSREAIIAGAGHWRLHLLVFACTFVLFPLLGLAFKPLFVPLVGNELYLGVLYLCALPATVQSAIAFTSLARGNVPAAICSAAASSLLGIFLTPLLVMMLLGASGDTGSGLDAVLKITLQLLVPFVAGQIARRWIGAWVKRNARWLKVVDQGSILLVVYTAFSEAVVTGLWHTVSPQHLAGLFVVCGILLAVVLFGTRLLGKALGFDLEDRITILFAGSKKSLATGVPMAQVLFVGSGIGAMILPLMLFHQIQLMVCAVLAQRYASREQVAQEASAAP
- the ampC gene encoding class C beta-lactamase, whose protein sequence is MPRPRLAALAAAITLTLGHACAQADDQLQAKVDQIIRPLMQEQGISGMAVAIYARDHAHYFSYGVASKADNVPVSRDTLFEIGSLSKTYTATLAALASAEGKLDLDAPAKRYHPALAGVPIGDATVLELGAYSADCLPLQFPDTVQTPQQVVDFFRHWQPRAKPGTQRCYSNPSLGLFGDLAARAQHQPFATLMREGLLAKMGLENTYLQVPASAHGLYAQGYDATDKPVRVGPGPYADEAYGIKTSASDLLRYVRLQMQPQGLPAALVKATAITQQGYFQVGAMTQGLGWERYPYPVTLSTLVDGNSPRLIREPQATTRLQPALPALSAAWYNKTGSTNGFGAYAAFVPSEQLAVVLLANRNYPNEARVRAAFEILSGL
- a CDS encoding YbjQ family protein, with protein sequence MIISTTSQLEGRPIAEYLGVVSSESVQGINFVRDFFTRFRDFFGGRSQTLESALREAREQATEELMARARQLQADAIVGVDFEISMPSVQGGMVVVFATGTAVRLK
- a CDS encoding EamA family transporter; the protein is MPLKDLLIALVVIVAWGVNFVVIKVGLDGLPPMLLGALRFLSVAFPAVLLVRRPKLPWRWLIAYGATISLGQFAFLFQAMYSGMPPGLASLILQSQAFFTLGFAALFLGERLRLASVLGLLVAASGLALIGSEDGGHVPMLALVLTLCGGAMWGLGNIITRRFGSVDLVALVIWGGLIPPLPFLALSWWLEGPERIGHALANISWSSVLALAYLAFVATMLGYSLWSTLLSRHPAGKVAPFSLLVPVIGLSSSALLLGERLTTTQGWGALLVMAGLLVNVFGARIGQRLRAAMA